A section of the Candidatus Nomurabacteria bacterium genome encodes:
- the rpsG gene encoding 30S ribosomal protein S7 — protein sequence MRRKLKSKRVLEPDYRYQSPKVAKLINYVMEKGHKNIAREIVYGAFTDIKTQTKKEPLEIFDLALQNSGPLMEIKTRRVGGANYQIPHEVSDARKLTLSLRWILEFARAKKGKTMQKRLAEEIMAAAKGEGETIKRRENVHKMAEANRAFAHFARKPQS from the coding sequence ATGCGACGGAAATTAAAGTCAAAGAGAGTTCTAGAACCGGATTATCGTTATCAGTCGCCCAAGGTGGCGAAGCTGATTAATTATGTGATGGAGAAGGGCCATAAGAACATTGCCCGGGAAATCGTTTACGGCGCTTTCACTGACATTAAGACTCAAACAAAGAAAGAGCCATTGGAAATCTTCGATCTGGCGCTTCAGAATTCTGGCCCGCTAATGGAAATTAAGACTCGGCGAGTGGGTGGTGCCAATTATCAGATTCCTCACGAAGTGAGCGATGCTCGTAAGCTCACGCTTTCGTTACGCTGGATTTTAGAATTTGCTCGGGCAAAGAAAGGGAAGACGATGCAGAAACGACTGGCCGAAGAGATAATGGCGGCGGCGAAGGGAGAAGGTGAGACGATCAAGCGTCGAGAGAATGTGCATAAGATGGCGGAGGCTAATCGTGCCTTTGCCCACTTTGCCCGTAAGCCTCAAAGTTAG
- the fusA gene encoding elongation factor G has product MADYPIDKIRNIGVIAHIDAGKTTTSERILFYTGISHKIGEVHEGDTVMDWMEQERERGITITAAATTAYWIPTEAIDKEKEKVKLNIIDTPGHIDFTIEVKRSLRVLDGAVVVFDGVAGVEPQSETNWRYADDYKVPRICFINKLDRTGASFDNSFNSILNRLSPKAVKLQIPDGHEADFKGIVDLLTMEYITFSGEKGERVEKSKEIPAHLQEQVTKERAITIEKIVEQDDVAMTDYLEGKEIPLARLRAIIRTATITNKIFPVFAGSALKNKGVQLVLDAVAYYLPSPLDIPPARAVDEKTGEAITVAPADNLPFAALAFKTATDPFVGALTFFRVYAGTLTSGSYVLNPRTGNQERISRIVRLHANDREEVKEIFAGNIAAAVGLKDTKTGDTLCTPDKPVLLEGIDIPEPVISLRIEPKTKQDQEKMGLALRKLSDEDPTFRIKSDEETGETIISGMGELHLEIIVDRMKREFSVEANVGRPQVAYRETITQPAEAEGKYIKQSGGRGQYGHVRIRFKPLEPVNPEKKIAKNITREAHFEFINSIKGGVVPQEYITPVEKGLREAMERGVVAGFPMVDVSCELYDGSYHEVDSSEMAFKIAASMAFQEGAKRCTPVLLEPVMKVEITVPEKFMGDVTGSLAGRRGQIEGTEDRGLIKAVRATVPLSEMFGYMTTLRSMTEGRGNFTMEFEKYEIVPANVAAKIVETRK; this is encoded by the coding sequence ATGGCTGACTATCCGATTGATAAGATTCGTAATATCGGTGTTATCGCGCACATTGATGCTGGTAAAACAACGACCAGTGAGCGTATTCTATTTTATACGGGAATTTCCCATAAGATTGGTGAAGTGCATGAGGGTGATACGGTAATGGATTGGATGGAGCAAGAGCGCGAGCGCGGTATCACAATTACCGCCGCCGCGACAACCGCTTACTGGATTCCGACTGAAGCGATTGATAAGGAAAAGGAGAAAGTTAAGCTAAACATCATTGACACTCCCGGACACATTGATTTTACAATTGAAGTGAAGAGAAGTTTGCGAGTTTTGGATGGGGCGGTGGTTGTCTTCGACGGAGTTGCTGGCGTGGAGCCGCAGTCGGAGACAAACTGGCGTTATGCTGATGACTACAAAGTGCCAAGAATCTGCTTTATCAATAAATTGGATCGCACTGGTGCTTCTTTTGATAACTCCTTCAACTCTATTCTGAATCGGCTATCTCCGAAAGCGGTTAAGCTGCAGATTCCTGATGGTCACGAGGCGGACTTTAAGGGAATTGTCGACCTATTGACGATGGAGTACATCACTTTCAGCGGGGAGAAGGGTGAAAGGGTTGAAAAAAGTAAAGAAATCCCAGCTCATTTGCAAGAACAGGTGACCAAAGAAAGGGCGATAACTATTGAGAAGATTGTGGAACAAGATGATGTGGCGATGACGGATTATCTGGAGGGTAAAGAGATTCCCCTTGCTCGTCTTCGAGCGATTATTCGCACGGCGACAATTACTAATAAAATCTTTCCCGTCTTTGCTGGTTCCGCTTTGAAAAATAAGGGCGTCCAGCTGGTGCTTGATGCCGTTGCGTATTATTTACCAAGTCCGCTGGATATTCCGCCAGCGAGAGCCGTGGACGAGAAGACAGGTGAGGCGATTACTGTCGCGCCAGCCGACAACTTGCCATTTGCTGCTCTTGCCTTCAAAACGGCGACAGACCCATTTGTGGGCGCGCTCACTTTCTTTCGCGTCTACGCCGGTACCCTAACCTCTGGCTCATACGTTCTCAACCCGCGCACTGGTAATCAGGAGCGTATCAGTCGTATTGTTCGTCTACACGCGAATGATCGTGAAGAGGTGAAAGAAATTTTTGCCGGCAATATTGCCGCGGCAGTTGGTTTGAAGGATACCAAAACTGGTGACACTCTTTGTACTCCAGATAAACCGGTTTTGTTGGAGGGTATTGATATTCCCGAACCAGTTATCTCGCTTCGGATTGAGCCGAAAACGAAACAAGATCAGGAAAAGATGGGACTAGCTTTACGGAAACTTTCCGACGAAGATCCAACCTTCAGAATTAAGTCTGACGAGGAAACTGGCGAGACAATCATCTCTGGTATGGGTGAACTACATTTAGAAATTATCGTTGATCGGATGAAGCGTGAGTTTAGCGTCGAGGCCAATGTCGGCCGACCGCAAGTGGCTTATCGAGAGACAATTACCCAGCCGGCCGAGGCGGAGGGAAAGTACATCAAACAATCTGGTGGTCGTGGTCAGTATGGCCATGTTCGCATCCGGTTTAAACCTCTTGAGCCTGTTAATCCAGAGAAGAAAATCGCTAAGAATATTACACGGGAAGCTCATTTTGAGTTTATTAATTCAATCAAGGGAGGTGTTGTGCCTCAAGAATACATCACGCCGGTGGAGAAGGGTCTTCGTGAAGCGATGGAACGCGGGGTGGTCGCTGGTTTCCCAATGGTGGATGTTTCTTGTGAGCTGTACGATGGTTCCTATCATGAAGTCGATTCCTCGGAAATGGCCTTCAAAATTGCCGCTTCGATGGCGTTTCAGGAGGGCGCAAAACGTTGCACCCCTGTTCTTCTTGAGCCGGTCATGAAGGTGGAGATTACTGTGCCGGAAAAATTTATGGGAGACGTTACCGGCTCACTGGCTGGACGACGCGGACAGATTGAGGGGACAGAGGATCGTGGTTTGATTAAGGCGGTACGGGCAACTGTTCCACTATCTGAGATGTTTGGTTACATGACCACGCTTCGTTCTATGACCGAGGGGCGGGGAAACTTTACGATGGAATTTGAGAAATACGAAATTGTTCCCGCAAATGTCGCGGCGAAAATCGTGGAGACTCGGAAGTAG